The following coding sequences lie in one Rhodospirillaceae bacterium genomic window:
- a CDS encoding aminopeptidase P family protein translates to MTSPDSTHRTAGRVAALRALLAQDGLQGFVVPRADAHQGEYVPPHAERLAWLTGFTGSAGLAIVLAQKAAIFVDGRYTLQVGDQIDPAVFEVRHITDEPAAAWLRESLSGGGRLGYDPWLHTAEGAARLRAACEAVGAELAPVTENPIDRLWEDRPAKPDAPFEIHPPELAGETSADKRAALAEKLAERGVEAAMLTLPDSIAWLLNIRGRDVPRTPFPLSFAILRNDATVALFAPAGKIDAALADHLGGDIALEPPDAFEAALGGFAGRKVLADPASAADRIFQVLDAAGALVERGADPCQLPKACKNAVELEGARNAHRRDGAALTRFLAWLAREAPGGAVDEIAAADRLEGFRRESNLLRDLSFDTISGAGPNGAIVHYRVTPETNRRLEPGALYLVDSGGQYADGTTDVTRTVAIGAPTAEMRRHFTLVLKGHIALAAARFPEGTTGSQIDALARMALWADGLDYDHGTGHGVGSYLSVHEGPQRISKLPNSIALKPGMIVSNEPGYYRTGEYGIRIENLVAVQEVEVPGAERPMLGFETLTLAPIDRALIDRDLLTADETGWVDGYHARVRETIGPLVDPETAAWLEEATRPL, encoded by the coding sequence ATGACGTCCCCGGATTCAACTCACCGGACCGCCGGGCGCGTGGCCGCCCTGCGCGCCTTGCTGGCGCAGGACGGCCTCCAGGGGTTCGTGGTCCCGCGCGCCGACGCGCATCAGGGCGAATATGTGCCGCCCCATGCCGAACGCCTGGCATGGCTGACCGGTTTCACCGGCTCGGCGGGTCTGGCGATCGTGCTGGCGCAGAAGGCGGCGATCTTCGTCGACGGGCGCTACACATTGCAGGTCGGAGACCAGATCGATCCGGCGGTGTTCGAGGTCCGCCACATCACCGACGAACCGGCCGCGGCCTGGCTGCGCGAATCGCTGAGCGGCGGCGGGCGGCTCGGCTACGATCCGTGGCTGCACACCGCCGAGGGCGCGGCGCGGCTGCGCGCCGCCTGCGAGGCGGTCGGCGCGGAGCTTGCGCCGGTGACGGAGAACCCGATCGACCGGCTCTGGGAAGACCGGCCGGCCAAGCCGGATGCTCCGTTCGAAATCCATCCGCCGGAACTGGCCGGCGAGACTTCGGCCGACAAGCGCGCGGCGCTGGCGGAAAAGCTCGCCGAACGCGGCGTCGAGGCCGCTATGCTCACCCTGCCGGATTCGATCGCCTGGCTGCTCAATATCCGGGGCCGCGACGTGCCGCGCACGCCGTTTCCGCTCTCCTTCGCCATCCTGCGCAACGACGCCACGGTCGCCCTGTTTGCCCCGGCCGGCAAAATCGATGCGGCGCTGGCGGACCATCTGGGCGGCGATATTGCCCTTGAGCCGCCGGATGCGTTCGAAGCGGCGCTGGGCGGCTTCGCCGGCCGCAAGGTGCTGGCCGATCCGGCGAGCGCGGCCGACCGGATCTTTCAGGTGCTGGACGCGGCAGGCGCCCTTGTCGAGCGCGGCGCCGACCCGTGCCAGTTGCCCAAGGCGTGCAAGAACGCCGTCGAACTGGAGGGCGCGCGCAACGCCCACCGGCGCGACGGCGCGGCGCTGACCCGCTTCCTCGCCTGGCTGGCCCGGGAGGCGCCGGGCGGTGCGGTCGACGAAATCGCTGCCGCCGACCGGCTGGAGGGCTTCCGGCGCGAGTCCAACCTGCTGCGCGACCTGAGTTTCGACACGATCTCCGGCGCCGGCCCGAACGGCGCCATCGTGCACTACCGGGTGACGCCGGAGACCAACCGCCGGCTGGAGCCGGGCGCGCTCTACCTGGTCGATTCCGGCGGCCAGTATGCCGACGGCACGACCGACGTGACCCGGACGGTCGCCATCGGCGCGCCGACTGCCGAAATGCGCCGGCATTTCACCCTGGTGCTCAAAGGCCACATCGCGCTCGCGGCCGCGCGGTTCCCGGAGGGGACGACCGGCAGCCAGATCGACGCCCTGGCCCGCATGGCGCTGTGGGCCGACGGGCTGGACTACGACCACGGCACCGGCCACGGCGTCGGCAGTTACCTCTCGGTCCACGAAGGGCCGCAGCGCATCTCGAAGCTGCCCAACAGCATCGCCCTGAAGCCCGGCATGATCGTCTCCAACGAGCCCGGCTATTACCGGACCGGTGAATACGGCATCCGCATCGAGAACCTGGTCGCGGTGCAGGAGGTCGAGGTCCCCGGCGCCGAGCGGCCGATGCTCGGCTTCGAGACCCTGACCCTGGCGCCGATCGACCGCGCCCTGATCGACCGCGACCTTCTCACGGCGGACGAAACGGGCTGGGTCGACGGCTACCACGCCCGGGTCCGCGAGACGATCGGACCGCTGGTCGATCCGGAAACCGCGGCCTGGCTGGAAGAGGCGACCCGGCCGCTTTAG
- a CDS encoding 50S ribosomal protein L11 methyltransferase, whose translation MTGPVSAERPDLWQLRFSGSRQLVDASEPLFQSALSVARVRAGGPGKEWTLEALFDSEPAAVPFEAGLALAAEALGVLAPAVEIARLEPRDWLAENRAGLTEIAVGRFRIVPEHRRSEAPRSHLLDLYVDAGPAFGSGRHETTQGCLLLLEEIARTRRPRRILDLGAGSGILALAAAQLWKCPVVATDVDPVAVRTVRANAVRNGHLPRIDARCGRGLDPVRREQPFDLVIANILAGPLADIAPELRGAVARRGQLILSGILSNQENRVLCRYRAAGFRLERRLVRGSWSSYRLRLR comes from the coding sequence TTGACCGGCCCGGTTTCCGCGGAGCGGCCCGACCTGTGGCAACTGCGGTTCTCCGGAAGCCGGCAACTGGTCGATGCTTCGGAACCCCTGTTCCAATCGGCGCTTTCGGTCGCCCGGGTGCGGGCAGGCGGACCTGGCAAGGAATGGACGCTCGAAGCCCTGTTCGACAGCGAACCCGCCGCGGTGCCGTTCGAGGCCGGGCTGGCGCTTGCCGCCGAAGCCCTTGGCGTACTGGCGCCCGCTGTCGAGATCGCCCGCCTCGAACCGCGCGACTGGCTGGCCGAGAACCGGGCGGGCCTGACGGAGATCGCAGTCGGGCGCTTCCGCATCGTCCCGGAGCACCGGCGCAGCGAAGCGCCGCGGTCGCATTTGCTGGATCTCTATGTCGACGCCGGGCCGGCCTTCGGCTCGGGCCGGCACGAGACGACGCAGGGCTGCCTGCTGCTGCTGGAGGAGATCGCGCGGACGCGGCGACCGCGGCGTATCCTCGACCTCGGTGCGGGGTCCGGCATTCTCGCCCTGGCGGCGGCGCAGCTTTGGAAATGTCCGGTCGTTGCGACAGATGTCGACCCGGTCGCCGTGCGGACGGTCCGGGCCAACGCCGTGCGCAATGGCCACCTGCCCCGGATCGACGCGCGCTGCGGCCGCGGCCTCGACCCGGTGCGCCGCGAGCAACCGTTCGACCTGGTCATCGCGAACATCCTGGCGGGCCCGCTGGCCGACATTGCGCCGGAATTGCGCGGCGCCGTCGCGCGGCGCGGGCAACTGATCCTGTCCGGAATCCTGTCGAACCAGGAAAACCGCGTGCTCTGCCGCTACCGGGCCGCCGGTTTCCGGCTCGAGCGTCGGCTCGTCAGGGGGTCGTGGTCCAGCTACCGGCTGAGGCTTCGCTGA
- a CDS encoding GNAT family protein: protein MSTPHRLETARLTARPISLDDVAQLQALHRAEAVAEHIGGSWTLDRSEQFVRGAVEHWQRMGYGQWMFSEKAGGRTVGRSGLRHYYLDNRDEIELLYAFEPAVWGRGYGTEAAVAVVDFAFGTLGVDSIVSFTLPDNPGSLRVMEKAGLTFEKEMIRLEPPAFLVYRLTRGDWEAAR from the coding sequence ATGTCCACGCCGCACCGCCTCGAAACCGCCCGCCTGACCGCCCGGCCGATATCGCTGGACGATGTCGCGCAGCTGCAGGCGCTGCACCGGGCCGAGGCGGTGGCCGAGCATATCGGCGGCTCGTGGACGCTCGACCGCAGCGAGCAGTTCGTGCGCGGCGCGGTCGAGCACTGGCAGCGCATGGGCTACGGCCAGTGGATGTTCAGCGAGAAGGCGGGCGGCCGGACCGTCGGGCGCAGCGGCCTGCGCCACTACTATCTCGACAACCGCGACGAGATCGAACTGCTCTACGCCTTCGAGCCGGCGGTCTGGGGCCGGGGCTACGGTACCGAGGCGGCGGTCGCGGTGGTCGATTTCGCCTTCGGGACGCTCGGCGTCGACAGCATCGTCTCCTTCACCCTGCCGGACAATCCGGGCTCCTTGCGCGTGATGGAAAAGGCCGGCCTGACCTTCGAGAAGGAGATGATCCGCCTCGAACCGCCGGCTTTCCTGGTCTACCGGCTGACCCGCGGGGACTGGGAAGCCGCCCGTTGA
- the gap gene encoding type I glyceraldehyde-3-phosphate dehydrogenase, giving the protein MAVRVAINGFGRIGRLVYRAALESGRTDVAFVAINDLGPVATSAHLLQYDSVHGTLPGRIETGEDWMDAGRGRVKVLSERDPARLPWGDLDIDVVMECTGLFASRERAGAHLAAGAKKVLVSAPASGADLTVVYGVNDDRLEAGHTVVSNASCTTNCLAPVAHVLHGAIGIERGFMTTIHAFTGDQPSVDTLHKDLRRARASAVSMIPTSTGAARAVGLVLPELNGKLDGTSIRVPTPNVSLIDFTFTAPRDTTVEEVNGAVVAAAEGPLAGVLATSEAPLVSADFNHNPASSTFDLTQTQVIEGRFVRVLSWYDNEWGFSNRMSDTAAKMGALG; this is encoded by the coding sequence ATGGCTGTAAGGGTTGCCATCAACGGCTTCGGCCGGATCGGCCGGCTGGTCTACCGGGCGGCGCTGGAGTCCGGGCGGACGGATGTCGCGTTCGTCGCGATCAACGATCTCGGGCCGGTCGCGACCAGCGCCCACCTGCTGCAATACGATTCGGTGCACGGTACCCTGCCCGGGCGGATCGAGACCGGCGAGGACTGGATGGACGCCGGGCGCGGCCGGGTGAAGGTCCTGTCCGAGCGCGACCCGGCCCGGCTGCCCTGGGGCGACCTCGATATCGATGTTGTGATGGAATGCACCGGCCTGTTCGCCAGCCGGGAAAGGGCGGGCGCCCATCTGGCCGCCGGGGCGAAGAAGGTCCTGGTCTCGGCGCCGGCCAGCGGCGCGGACCTGACGGTGGTCTACGGCGTCAACGACGACCGGCTGGAGGCCGGCCATACCGTCGTCTCGAACGCCTCCTGCACCACCAACTGCCTGGCGCCGGTCGCCCATGTGCTGCACGGCGCCATCGGCATCGAGCGCGGCTTCATGACGACGATCCACGCCTTCACCGGCGATCAGCCGTCGGTCGATACCCTGCACAAGGACCTGCGCCGGGCCCGGGCGTCGGCGGTCTCGATGATCCCGACCTCGACCGGCGCGGCCCGCGCGGTCGGCCTCGTCCTGCCGGAGCTGAACGGCAAGCTGGACGGCACATCGATCCGCGTGCCGACGCCGAACGTCTCGCTGATCGACTTCACCTTCACCGCGCCGCGCGACACCACGGTGGAGGAGGTCAACGGCGCCGTCGTCGCGGCCGCGGAAGGACCGCTCGCCGGCGTGCTGGCGACCAGCGAGGCGCCGCTGGTCTCCGCCGACTTCAACCACAACCCGGCCAGCTCGACCTTCGACCTGACCCAGACCCAGGTGATCGAGGGCCGGTTCGTCCGCGTGCTCAGCTGGTACGACAACGAGTGGGGCTTCTCCAACCGCATGAGCGACACCGCCGCGAAGATGGGCGCGTTGGGGTAG
- the tkt gene encoding transketolase, whose translation MSDSSVSVPHDRMANAIRALAMDAVQAAKSGHPGMPMGMADAATVLFTQFLKFDPRRPDWPDRDRFVLSAGHGSMLLYAVLHLTGYPDMTMAELRNFRQLHSRTAGHPEYGAAPGIETTTGPLGQGLANAVGMALAERMMNARFGDNLVDHRTWAVAGDGCLMEGISQEAITLAGHLGLGRLIVLFDDNEISIDGPTGLATSDDQAGRFEACGWHVQTVDGHDPAALAAAMQAACEDSRPSMIACRTVIGYGAPTKAGTAATHGAPLGDEEIAGARERLDWRHPPFEIPAEVAEAWRTAGARGAANADAWEARLAAADERVRAAFRRVADGALPAGLGDAVNALKQQFAAEAPKMATRQASGKVLDRLTQAVPELAGGSADLTGSNNTRTAMHSDIAAGDFSGGYIRYGVREHGMAAAMNGMALHGGLIPYGGTFLVFTDYARPAIRLSALMEQRVIYVMTHDSIGLGEDGPTHQPVEHLAALRAMPNLNVFRPCDAVEVAECWELALQARETPSVLALTRQGLPTLRTDHRAENACARGAYVIAGSGGDRQATLLASGSEVSIAVEAQALLKGEGIEAAVVSLPCWELFERQPDDYRAAVLGDAPRIACEAASGFGWTRWTGEDGSFVGMGSFGASAPAPRLYEHFGITAAALAEAARTVVAGRD comes from the coding sequence ATGTCAGATAGCTCTGTTTCCGTGCCGCACGACCGGATGGCCAACGCCATTCGTGCGCTCGCCATGGATGCGGTACAGGCCGCAAAGAGCGGCCATCCGGGAATGCCGATGGGCATGGCGGACGCGGCGACCGTCCTGTTCACGCAATTCCTGAAATTCGATCCGCGGCGGCCCGACTGGCCGGACCGCGACCGTTTCGTGCTCTCGGCCGGGCACGGCTCGATGCTGCTCTATGCCGTGCTGCATCTGACCGGCTATCCGGACATGACGATGGCGGAGTTACGCAATTTCCGGCAGTTGCACAGCCGCACCGCCGGGCATCCGGAATACGGCGCGGCGCCGGGCATCGAGACGACGACCGGGCCGCTCGGACAGGGGCTGGCCAACGCCGTCGGCATGGCGCTGGCCGAACGCATGATGAATGCACGCTTCGGCGACAATCTGGTCGATCACCGGACCTGGGCGGTCGCCGGCGACGGCTGCCTGATGGAGGGCATTTCGCAGGAGGCGATCACGCTGGCCGGCCATCTCGGGCTCGGCCGGCTGATCGTCCTGTTCGACGACAACGAAATTTCCATCGACGGGCCGACCGGCCTCGCGACATCCGACGACCAGGCCGGGCGCTTCGAGGCCTGCGGCTGGCACGTCCAGACGGTCGACGGGCACGATCCCGCTGCGCTGGCCGCCGCCATGCAGGCGGCCTGCGAAGATAGCCGGCCCTCGATGATCGCCTGCAGGACGGTAATCGGCTACGGCGCGCCGACCAAGGCCGGCACGGCGGCGACCCACGGCGCGCCCCTCGGCGACGAAGAAATCGCCGGGGCCCGCGAGCGGCTCGACTGGCGCCATCCGCCGTTCGAAATTCCCGCCGAGGTTGCGGAAGCATGGCGGACGGCCGGCGCCCGCGGTGCGGCCAACGCCGACGCTTGGGAAGCGCGGCTGGCCGCGGCCGATGAGAGGGTCCGCGCGGCGTTCCGGCGGGTGGCGGACGGTGCGCTGCCCGCGGGCCTCGGCGATGCCGTCAACGCGCTCAAGCAGCAGTTTGCCGCCGAGGCGCCGAAGATGGCGACGCGCCAGGCGTCCGGCAAAGTCCTGGACCGGCTCACGCAGGCCGTCCCCGAGCTGGCCGGCGGTTCGGCCGACCTCACGGGGTCCAACAACACCCGCACCGCTATGCACAGCGACATCGCCGCGGGCGATTTCTCGGGCGGCTATATCCGCTACGGCGTCCGCGAACACGGCATGGCGGCGGCGATGAACGGCATGGCGCTGCACGGCGGGCTGATTCCCTATGGCGGCACTTTCCTCGTCTTCACCGACTATGCCCGGCCGGCGATCCGCCTGTCGGCCCTGATGGAGCAGCGGGTGATCTATGTGATGACCCACGACAGCATCGGGCTCGGCGAGGACGGGCCGACCCATCAGCCGGTCGAGCATCTGGCCGCCCTGCGCGCCATGCCCAACCTCAACGTCTTCCGCCCGTGCGACGCCGTCGAGGTGGCGGAATGCTGGGAACTGGCGCTCCAGGCGCGCGAGACCCCCTCCGTCCTGGCGCTGACCCGGCAGGGCCTGCCGACCCTGCGCACCGATCACCGGGCAGAGAACGCCTGCGCGCGCGGGGCGTATGTCATTGCCGGGTCCGGCGGGGACCGGCAGGCGACCCTGCTCGCCTCCGGCTCCGAGGTTTCGATCGCCGTCGAGGCGCAGGCGCTGCTGAAAGGGGAGGGCATCGAAGCCGCCGTGGTGTCCTTGCCGTGCTGGGAGTTGTTCGAGCGCCAGCCCGACGACTATCGCGCCGCCGTGCTGGGCGATGCGCCCCGGATCGCCTGCGAGGCGGCGTCCGGCTTCGGCTGGACACGCTGGACCGGAGAGGACGGCAGCTTTGTCGGGATGGGGAGCTTCGGCGCCTCCGCCCCGGCGCCCCGGCTCTACGAGCATTTCGGCATCACGGCCGCGGCGCTTGCCGAAGCGGCCAGGACGGTTGTCGCCGGCCGGGACTGA
- a CDS encoding cell division protein ZapA: MSDVTLTINRRPYKVACEDGQEDHLRGLGRLVEARVGELVESMGQIGDQQLLVMASLLFADDAKGARDALKAAQDKADALSAGKRAEDEAAGAIEDLAARIEALAGAIEKD, from the coding sequence ATGAGCGACGTGACGCTGACGATCAACCGCCGCCCCTACAAGGTCGCCTGCGAGGACGGCCAGGAAGACCATTTGCGCGGCCTGGGCCGTCTTGTCGAAGCGCGGGTCGGTGAACTGGTCGAATCGATGGGACAGATCGGCGATCAACAGCTGCTCGTGATGGCGAGCCTGCTGTTCGCCGACGATGCCAAAGGCGCACGCGATGCCCTGAAAGCGGCGCAGGACAAGGCGGATGCCTTGAGCGCCGGGAAAAGGGCGGAGGACGAGGCCGCAGGCGCCATCGAAGACCTGGCGGCCAGGATCGAGGCACTGGCCGGCGCGATCGAGAAAGACTGA
- a CDS encoding 5-formyltetrahydrofolate cyclo-ligase, protein MSATVAAAKRALRRCALAQRGLLDAPEAAGAAAAHLLQAVDIAPGNTVAGYAAMRGELDPRPALLALEARGCRTVLPHTTGKGEPLRFLEAPGGVAGSTDALGIAAPPASAAEFDPDLLLVPLAAFDRRGYRLGYGGGFYDAALARLRAEGTITAVGWAFAAQEVEAVPAEPHDARLDWIVTEREAIYISA, encoded by the coding sequence TTGTCCGCAACCGTCGCGGCGGCGAAACGGGCGCTGCGCCGCTGCGCGCTGGCGCAGCGCGGGCTCCTCGACGCTCCGGAGGCCGCGGGGGCCGCAGCGGCGCATCTGCTCCAGGCCGTCGACATCGCGCCCGGCAACACAGTGGCCGGCTATGCGGCGATGCGCGGCGAGCTGGACCCCCGCCCGGCCCTGCTCGCGCTCGAAGCCAGAGGCTGCCGGACCGTTCTGCCGCATACGACGGGCAAGGGCGAACCGCTCCGCTTCCTGGAGGCGCCGGGCGGCGTCGCCGGGAGCACCGACGCGCTCGGGATCGCCGCCCCGCCGGCATCGGCGGCGGAGTTCGACCCCGATCTTCTTCTGGTGCCGCTCGCCGCGTTCGACCGACGGGGCTACCGGCTGGGCTACGGCGGTGGATTCTACGACGCGGCGCTCGCCCGGCTGCGCGCCGAAGGCACGATAACAGCCGTCGGATGGGCCTTTGCGGCGCAGGAAGTCGAAGCCGTGCCCGCCGAACCGCACGACGCCAGGCTCGACTGGATTGTCACCGAACGGGAAGCCATCTACATCTCGGCCTGA
- a CDS encoding TIGR00282 family metallophosphoesterase has protein sequence MRLLYCGDIVGRAGRDAVIEHLPGLRSRLALDFVAVNGENAAHGFGITADICRKVYDAGADCILLGNHAWDQRDIIGYIDSDPRLIRPINYPQGTPGKGEALIDIGRGRKVYVLQVMARLFMDPLDDPFAAAEKALATHRLKREADAILVDMHGEATSEKTSFGHFLDGRVSLVAGTHTHVPTADAQILNGGTAYITDIGMCGDYDSVIGMKKEAPIDRFRRKMPGDRLGPADGEGTLCAVYVETDDATGLATRVEAVRVGPRLANAVPEVAAA, from the coding sequence ATGCGACTGTTGTATTGCGGCGACATTGTCGGCCGGGCCGGCCGCGATGCGGTCATCGAACATCTGCCCGGCCTCCGGAGCCGGCTCGCCCTCGATTTCGTCGCGGTCAACGGCGAGAACGCGGCCCACGGTTTCGGCATCACCGCCGACATCTGCCGCAAGGTCTACGACGCCGGCGCGGACTGCATCCTGCTCGGCAACCATGCCTGGGACCAGCGCGACATCATCGGCTATATCGACAGCGACCCGCGCCTGATCCGCCCGATCAACTATCCTCAAGGCACGCCGGGCAAGGGCGAGGCTCTGATCGACATCGGCCGCGGGCGGAAGGTCTATGTCCTCCAGGTGATGGCGCGGCTGTTCATGGACCCGCTGGACGACCCGTTCGCTGCGGCGGAGAAAGCGCTGGCAACCCATCGGCTGAAACGGGAAGCCGACGCCATCCTGGTCGACATGCACGGCGAAGCGACGAGCGAGAAGACGTCCTTCGGCCATTTCCTCGACGGCCGCGTCTCGCTGGTCGCGGGGACCCATACCCATGTGCCGACGGCCGACGCCCAGATTCTCAACGGCGGGACGGCCTACATCACCGATATCGGCATGTGCGGCGACTACGACTCGGTCATTGGCATGAAAAAGGAAGCGCCGATTGACCGGTTCCGGCGCAAGATGCCGGGCGACCGGCTCGGCCCGGCCGACGGCGAAGGCACCTTGTGCGCCGTCTATGTCGAGACCGACGACGCGACCGGCCTGGCGACGCGCGTCGAGGCTGTGCGCGTCGGCCCGCGGCTGGCCAACGCCGTTCCGGAGGTCGCGGCGGCCTGA
- a CDS encoding YebC/PmpR family DNA-binding transcriptional regulator codes for MAGHSKFKNIMHRKGAQDAKRARIFARHAKEIMIAARAGADPDMNARLRSAIAAAKAQNMPNDNIDRAVKKGSGGGEADTYEEIRYEGYGPGGVAMIVDVLTDNRNRAASDIRTAFSKFGGNLGETNSVAFMFDRVGQIQYPADAASDDDMFEAALEAGASDVDSGDDMHEIVCEPDDLNAVREALEARFGSPETAALAWKPQSTVDVDEGKASSLFRLLDALDDNDDVQNVSANFDVSDEVMAKLGG; via the coding sequence ATGGCCGGCCATTCCAAATTCAAGAACATCATGCACCGGAAGGGCGCGCAAGATGCGAAGCGCGCCAGAATCTTCGCCCGGCACGCCAAGGAAATCATGATCGCCGCGCGGGCCGGCGCCGACCCGGACATGAATGCCCGCCTGCGCAGCGCGATCGCCGCCGCCAAGGCGCAGAACATGCCGAACGACAATATCGACCGGGCCGTGAAGAAAGGCAGCGGCGGCGGCGAAGCCGATACCTACGAGGAAATCCGCTACGAAGGCTACGGGCCCGGCGGCGTCGCGATGATCGTCGACGTCCTGACCGACAACCGCAACCGCGCAGCTTCCGACATCCGCACGGCCTTCAGCAAATTCGGCGGCAACCTGGGCGAAACCAACAGCGTGGCCTTCATGTTCGATCGGGTCGGCCAGATCCAGTATCCGGCCGATGCGGCGAGCGACGACGACATGTTCGAGGCGGCGCTCGAAGCCGGCGCCTCGGATGTCGATTCGGGCGACGACATGCACGAGATCGTCTGTGAACCCGACGATCTGAACGCCGTCCGCGAGGCGCTGGAAGCGCGCTTCGGCAGTCCGGAAACGGCGGCGCTGGCGTGGAAACCGCAAAGCACCGTGGACGTCGACGAGGGCAAGGCGTCCAGCCTGTTCAGGCTGCTGGATGCGCTGGACGACAATGACGACGTCCAGAACGTTTCCGCCAATTTCGACGTGTCCGACGAGGTAATGGCGAAGCTGGGCGGGTAA
- the ruvC gene encoding crossover junction endodeoxyribonuclease RuvC has product MTAPPKHGAIRILGLDPGLRRTGWGVIDSADNRLHFVASGAVTADPKKDMADRLRMLHDGIAGLIETWAPDAAAIEEIFVNRNPGSTLKLGQARGAVMLAPAQAGIAVHEYAANAVKKSVVGVGHADKAQIQAMVGMLLPAAGPQSADAADALAVAICHAHHAATRASWRAREAAAAP; this is encoded by the coding sequence ATGACGGCGCCCCCGAAACACGGCGCGATCCGCATCCTCGGGCTGGACCCCGGCCTGCGCCGGACCGGCTGGGGCGTGATCGATTCGGCCGACAATCGCCTGCACTTTGTCGCCAGCGGCGCGGTGACCGCGGACCCGAAGAAGGACATGGCCGACCGCCTGAGAATGCTGCATGACGGAATTGCCGGCCTGATAGAGACATGGGCGCCGGACGCGGCGGCGATCGAGGAAATCTTCGTCAACCGGAACCCGGGCTCCACCCTGAAGCTCGGCCAGGCCCGCGGCGCGGTCATGCTGGCGCCGGCGCAGGCCGGAATCGCCGTGCACGAATATGCGGCCAATGCGGTCAAGAAGTCCGTCGTCGGCGTCGGCCATGCGGACAAGGCGCAGATCCAGGCCATGGTGGGGATGCTGCTGCCGGCCGCCGGACCGCAGTCCGCCGACGCGGCCGACGCCCTGGCCGTCGCGATCTGCCACGCCCATCACGCGGCGACGCGGGCGTCCTGGCGGGCGCGGGAAGCGGCGGCGGCGCCATGA
- the ruvA gene encoding Holliday junction branch migration protein RuvA: MIGSLTGLVDHAGKDEAVIDVGGVGYLVFASARTLDALPPAGSSVRLMIETHVREDHIHLYGFAERQERDWFRLLTTVQGVGARVALALLSVLTPDALATAIAAQDRAAIAQAEGIGPKLAARILNELKDKAGVIGGDPLAGEIAGGRLPAGTGAPQGATAEAVSALVNLGYGRSEAFAAVSRAAGDAGDDATVEQLIPLALKDLSG, translated from the coding sequence ATGATCGGCTCGCTGACCGGCCTGGTCGATCATGCCGGCAAGGACGAGGCCGTCATCGATGTCGGCGGCGTCGGCTATCTGGTCTTCGCCTCGGCCCGCACGCTGGATGCGCTGCCGCCGGCCGGATCCTCGGTCCGTCTGATGATCGAAACCCACGTCCGCGAAGACCATATCCATCTCTACGGCTTCGCCGAGCGGCAGGAGCGGGACTGGTTCCGGCTGCTGACGACCGTGCAGGGCGTGGGCGCGCGGGTCGCGCTGGCGCTCCTGTCGGTCCTGACGCCGGACGCATTGGCCACCGCAATCGCGGCGCAGGACCGGGCCGCAATCGCCCAGGCCGAAGGCATCGGCCCCAAGCTGGCAGCGCGTATCCTCAACGAACTCAAGGACAAGGCCGGCGTGATCGGCGGCGATCCGCTGGCCGGCGAAATCGCGGGCGGCCGGCTGCCGGCCGGAACCGGCGCACCGCAGGGCGCAACTGCCGAGGCGGTCTCCGCGCTGGTCAATCTGGGCTACGGCCGCAGCGAGGCTTTCGCCGCGGTGAGCCGAGCTGCCGGCGATGCAGGGGACGACGCGACCGTCGAGCAGCTCATTCCGCTGGCCCTCAAGGACCTGTCCGGATAG